One stretch of Argiope bruennichi chromosome 3, qqArgBrue1.1, whole genome shotgun sequence DNA includes these proteins:
- the LOC129963689 gene encoding uncharacterized protein LOC129963689, with protein sequence MLKYVALLLVAVAVAQAIVCPKDFCDKVECEELTDCLEENGQKIREKGSYCQCCDICIKLLGENEDCVPESDFLGVIITSECASGLLCDPSLKKCIRPAVY encoded by the exons ATGCTGAAGTACGTCGCCCTGCTTTTAGTTGCTGTAGCTGTTGCTCAAGCAATTGTGTGTCCTAAAGACTTCTGCGATAAAGTAGAATGTGAGGAACTCACCGATTGTCTTGAAGAAAACGGACAAAAGATTAGAGAGAAGGGCAGTTATTGTCAGTGCTGTGATATCTGCATAAAACTTCTGG GAGAAAACGAAGACTGCGTTCCTGAATCCGACTTTTTGGGCGTTATAATAACTTCAGAGTGTGCCTCTGGTCTTCTTTGTGATCCTAGCCTGAAAAAATGTATTAGACCAGCTGTATATTAG